The sequence below is a genomic window from Thioclava nitratireducens.
GGCGGATGGAGGTCATGGTTCACGAGCGCGAGACATCGGTGCTGCGGCGTAAGACCGAGGCGGCGAAGACGGGTGCGGGCACGGCCCCGATCACGCCTGCCCGTGCGGTGACGCTCGCGCTGTCCAAGGTCGCGCAGGACAGGCTTGATCTACCGTTGCAGGTCACTGCGATCGAAGAGGTGATGCGGTCGCTCGCCGATTTGCCGGAGATGCTCGAAGACCTGTCACTGCTTGCGGTGATCGAAGGGCCGGCGGAGGCGCTCGGCGTCCTCGCCCTTCCGCCCGCCACTTTGGCGACGCTGATCGAGATGCAGACGATGGGGCGGTTCGGCAAGACCATGCCCGCCCCGCGGAAACCCACCCGGATCGATGCTGCGATCGCCGCCGATTTCGTCGATGCGGTGCTGGCCGAGATCGAGGAGGCCCTGATTAGCGAGCCGGCTATTTCATGGGCCGGGGGCTTCCGCTTCGCCTCGCATCTCGACGACCCCCGTCCGCTCGGCTTGCTGCTGGAAGATGTCAGCTATCGTGTCTGGACGGCAGAGCTCAGCTTCGGCGCGACGGGCGAACGCAGCGGCGGTTTCCTCTGGGCGGTTCCGCGCGAAGGGCGGGGCGCCGCAATGCGCCGCGTGGCCCCGGCGACGTGGGAGGATGCGAAGGGAACTGCGAGCCCGGAGGCCGCTTTCGTCCCTGACGACCCCGCGCGCGACTGGTCTGCCACGTTCGAACGCTCCATCCTCGCGGCTTCCGCGCAGCTTGAAGCGGTCCTGCACCGTGTGACCTTGCCGCTGTCCGCCGTGCTCACGCTGCGTCAGGGTTCCGAGATTCCGCTCCCGCAAGACGCTCTGGAGCGGATCGCGCTCGAGGCGGAGGGGCGGCGCAAGCTCTCGCTCGCGCGGCTTGGGCAAAGCCACGGCATGCGGGCGCTGAGGCTGTGTGACGCGGAAGCCGCGGGGGCTGCTGGCGCGCAAGGGGTGGGGGCGTTCGATGCCGGAGTGTCACCCTATGCGGAGGCGCCGACGCCGGACGATCTGCCCGGCCTGTCCCGCCTCGGCGACCCGTTCGATCCTGCTTACGACGCGGAAAAGGGGGGCATGCCGTTCAAGCCTCGGAGCCGCGCGGCTTGGTCGGGCTTGCCCCGGATATGGATTTCGGCGAGCCGCTCGATCTCGACACGCTCGCGCCATCGCAAGACGAGGAGGAGCTACCACCGCTGAAGATTCAGTCGGGCCTGTGACCACAGGCGCCCCGAAAGCTGCCGACGGAAGCGCGGTGTAGCCTTACGCGCCACGCGCCGCCGGGGGTGTGGGCGTCTCGTTGGTCCCGTTCTCGCAGGGCGGCACCTCCAGCGTGCTGCGATCCAG
It includes:
- a CDS encoding FliM/FliN family flagellar motor switch protein; the encoded protein is MVHERETSVLRRKTEAAKTGAGTAPITPARAVTLALSKVAQDRLDLPLQVTAIEEVMRSLADLPEMLEDLSLLAVIEGPAEALGVLALPPATLATLIEMQTMGRFGKTMPAPRKPTRIDAAIAADFVDAVLAEIEEALISEPAISWAGGFRFASHLDDPRPLGLLLEDVSYRVWTAELSFGATGERSGGFLWAVPREGRGAAMRRVAPATWEDAKGTASPEAAFVPDDPARDWSATFERSILAASAQLEAVLHRVTLPLSAVLTLRQGSEIPLPQDALERIALEAEGRRKLSLARLGQSHGMRALRLCDAEAAGAAGAQGVGAFDAGVSPYAEAPTPDDLPGLSRLGDPFDPAYDAEKGGMPFKPRSRAAWSGLPRIWISASRSISTRSRHRKTRRSYHR